In Tolypothrix sp. NIES-4075, the following proteins share a genomic window:
- a CDS encoding glucokinase, whose translation MTLLLAGDIGGTKTILRLVEASDSSKLQTISEERYRSADFPDLVPMVRQFLASSNTSTPEKACFAIAGPVVKNTAKLTNLAWFLDIQRLQQELDIAHISLINDFAAVGYGILGLNKQDLHTLQVGKFQPTAPIAIIGAGTGLGQGFLMKQGEKYQVFPSEGGHADFAPRTELEFQLLKHLLIKHDIQRVSVERVVSGQGIVAIYQFLRDRKIHRESPEIAEIVRTWEQEAGQQEKSVDPGAAIGNAALQGSDRLSEQTMQIFVEAYGAEAGNLALKLLPYGGLYVAGGIATKILPLLQQERFLLTFTQKGRMRSLLEDIPVHIVLNQHVGLIGAALHAARL comes from the coding sequence ATGACATTATTATTAGCAGGGGATATCGGTGGGACAAAAACGATTTTGCGACTGGTGGAAGCATCGGATTCATCAAAGTTGCAGACTATTTCTGAGGAACGTTACCGCAGTGCTGATTTTCCTGATTTGGTGCCGATGGTAAGGCAGTTTTTGGCTTCATCGAATACATCGACACCAGAAAAGGCTTGTTTTGCGATCGCAGGTCCTGTGGTCAAGAATACTGCAAAGTTGACTAATTTAGCTTGGTTCTTGGATATTCAACGTTTACAACAAGAATTGGATATCGCTCATATTTCTCTCATCAATGACTTTGCTGCGGTTGGTTATGGCATTCTGGGTTTAAATAAACAAGACTTGCACACTTTGCAAGTTGGCAAGTTTCAACCGACAGCACCGATTGCGATTATTGGTGCCGGTACTGGTTTAGGACAAGGATTTTTAATGAAGCAGGGAGAGAAATACCAAGTCTTTCCTTCAGAAGGTGGACATGCTGATTTTGCTCCTCGTACTGAGTTAGAGTTTCAACTTTTGAAACACTTGCTGATTAAACACGATATCCAGCGCGTTTCTGTGGAAAGAGTCGTTTCTGGTCAAGGCATTGTAGCAATTTATCAATTTTTGCGCGATCGCAAAATACACCGCGAATCACCAGAAATTGCCGAAATTGTCAGAACTTGGGAACAAGAGGCAGGACAGCAAGAAAAAAGTGTCGATCCTGGGGCAGCGATTGGTAATGCGGCACTTCAAGGAAGCGATCGCCTTTCGGAACAAACTATGCAAATATTTGTTGAAGCTTACGGCGCAGAAGCTGGTAATCTTGCCCTGAAACTCTTACCATACGGCGGTTTATATGTTGCTGGTGGCATTGCTACCAAAATTCTCCCCTTACTTCAACAAGAAAGATTTTTGTTGACTTTCACCCAAAAAGGCAGAATGCGAAGCCTCCTCGAAGATATACCGGTGCATATTGTTCTTAATCAACATGTGGGACTAATCGGTGCTGCTTTGCACGCGGCTAGGTTATAA
- a CDS encoding YebC/PmpR family DNA-binding transcriptional regulator, with product MAGHSKWANIKRQKAVVDAKRGKTFTQVSRAIIVAARTGVPDPALNFQLRTAIDKAKAAGIPNENIERAIAKGAGTFFGDNTSLEEIRYEGYGPSGVAILIEALTDNRNRTAADLRAAFSKNGGNLGETGCVSWMFSQKGVCVVQNVVDEEQLLEASLEADAESYETSDEIAEVFTEVANLENLSQTLKAKGFSVTDVELRWIPSNSVEVTEPDQARSLLKLIDTLEGLDDVQNVTANFDMNEQLMTASIT from the coding sequence ATGGCAGGACATAGTAAATGGGCAAACATTAAACGTCAGAAAGCGGTAGTGGACGCAAAAAGGGGTAAAACGTTCACTCAGGTGTCACGAGCGATTATAGTAGCTGCGAGAACCGGTGTACCAGATCCAGCCCTGAATTTTCAACTTCGCACAGCGATTGACAAAGCGAAAGCTGCGGGTATACCTAATGAAAACATAGAACGAGCGATCGCCAAAGGTGCAGGTACTTTCTTTGGAGATAACACCAGTTTAGAAGAAATTCGTTACGAAGGTTATGGTCCTTCTGGTGTCGCAATCCTAATTGAAGCTCTCACAGATAATCGTAACCGTACAGCCGCAGACTTACGCGCAGCTTTTAGTAAAAATGGCGGAAATCTTGGTGAAACAGGTTGCGTCAGCTGGATGTTTTCCCAAAAAGGCGTGTGTGTGGTGCAAAATGTAGTTGATGAAGAACAGCTTTTAGAAGCATCCCTCGAAGCTGATGCCGAGTCTTATGAGACCTCCGATGAGATAGCGGAGGTGTTTACCGAAGTTGCTAATTTAGAAAACCTCAGTCAAACGCTCAAAGCAAAAGGCTTTTCAGTAACGGATGTAGAATTGCGCTGGATTCCCAGTAATAGTGTAGAAGTAACCGAGCCAGATCAAGCGCGATCGCTTCTCAAATTAATTGATACTTTAGAAGGCTTGGATGATGTCCAAAATGTCACCGCTAACTTTGACATGAATGAACAACTCATGACTGCGAGTATAACTTAG
- a CDS encoding histidine phosphatase family protein, with translation MTQIVWIARHANRLDFVNPDWFLTAERRYDPPLSDDGMVQAQQLAKRLKREKIKHIFASPFLRTVQTANAVAEVLDLPIKLETGLSEWLNPAWMTEEPVKLPTRLLAELFPRIDISYTPRIAANYPETRKQVRSRSGQTARCLSTEFFPEHILLVAHGASVLGAAMGLVGEIAETEVKASLCSLVKVVREEPNWLLELKGDTSHLSEIEEVIRFN, from the coding sequence ATGACTCAAATTGTCTGGATTGCAAGACACGCTAACCGTCTGGACTTTGTAAACCCTGATTGGTTTCTCACCGCTGAACGACGTTACGATCCACCGTTGTCTGATGATGGTATGGTGCAGGCACAGCAGCTAGCTAAACGACTGAAGCGCGAAAAAATTAAACATATTTTCGCTTCTCCCTTTTTGCGAACAGTACAAACGGCAAACGCAGTTGCAGAAGTTCTTGATTTGCCGATTAAATTAGAAACGGGTTTGAGCGAGTGGCTGAATCCAGCTTGGATGACAGAAGAACCAGTAAAACTGCCAACTCGACTGCTAGCAGAATTATTCCCCAGAATTGATATTAGCTACACTCCGCGCATTGCTGCCAACTATCCGGAAACTCGCAAGCAAGTGCGATCGCGTTCTGGACAAACTGCCAGATGCTTATCAACAGAATTTTTTCCAGAGCATATCTTACTTGTGGCACATGGCGCATCTGTATTGGGTGCGGCAATGGGTTTAGTCGGTGAAATTGCTGAAACAGAGGTGAAAGCTTCGCTGTGTTCGTTGGTAAAAGTGGTGCGTGAAGAACCAAACTGGTTATTAGAACTAAAAGGAGATACCTCCCATTTAAGTGAGATAGAAGAAGTAATCAGGTTTAATTAA
- a CDS encoding ABC transporter substrate-binding protein gives MLILLFFCVLCLTGCQATPVTPEKVVHVTLWQGVNPPPNRDVLQKLVDKFNQTHADIQVDSLYVGQPDQQMPKILAAVVGNAAPDLLWYSPTIAGQLVELDALLPLDEMLETSAVKKEIDPALFESMELNSKIWSVPFATNNIGVFYRPSLFKAAGITELPRTWEELRQVSQKLTVDKNGDGRIDQHGIFLPLGKGEFTVFIWLPFMWSGGGELVGGDSQNAAAIDLTENFGAIAGLQFWRDLITDGSAILSSPERGYETDALLAGKVAMQFTGCWTLGQFQAANIDFGVFPIPVGQRPATGIGGESLFVFKTTPEQEKAAFKFIEYVLSEEFQTEWAIGTGYLPVNLKSRQSAKYQEFVKEQPVVKVFLDQAKYGRSRPIFSGYNRVSENLGRALESVMLGKSSPQEALKASQQRLDVIFK, from the coding sequence TTGCTAATTTTACTTTTCTTCTGTGTCCTCTGTTTAACCGGATGTCAGGCTACACCAGTTACCCCGGAGAAAGTCGTTCATGTGACGCTATGGCAAGGTGTAAATCCACCCCCAAATCGAGATGTGTTGCAAAAGCTGGTAGATAAGTTTAATCAAACTCACGCGGATATTCAAGTCGATTCGCTTTATGTAGGACAACCAGATCAACAAATGCCGAAGATTTTGGCTGCGGTGGTGGGAAATGCCGCACCGGATTTGTTGTGGTATAGTCCGACAATTGCCGGTCAATTAGTTGAACTCGATGCGCTTTTACCTTTGGATGAAATGCTGGAAACTTCAGCGGTGAAGAAGGAAATTGACCCGGCTTTGTTTGAATCAATGGAACTCAACAGCAAGATTTGGTCTGTGCCCTTTGCTACTAATAATATTGGCGTTTTTTACCGTCCGAGTTTGTTTAAGGCGGCGGGGATTACAGAGTTACCCAGGACTTGGGAAGAGTTGCGGCAAGTTTCTCAGAAATTAACTGTTGATAAAAACGGTGATGGAAGAATAGACCAACATGGTATATTTTTGCCTTTGGGTAAAGGTGAATTTACGGTATTTATTTGGTTGCCGTTTATGTGGAGTGGTGGGGGGGAATTGGTGGGTGGTGATTCCCAAAATGCGGCAGCGATTGATTTGACGGAGAATTTTGGGGCGATCGCAGGTTTGCAATTTTGGCGTGATTTAATTACTGACGGTTCGGCGATATTATCTAGTCCAGAACGAGGTTATGAAACAGACGCTTTACTTGCTGGTAAAGTGGCGATGCAATTTACCGGATGCTGGACTTTAGGGCAATTTCAGGCGGCTAATATCGATTTTGGCGTTTTTCCCATTCCCGTCGGACAACGCCCTGCCACGGGCATTGGCGGTGAGAGTCTGTTTGTTTTTAAGACTACGCCAGAGCAAGAAAAAGCGGCGTTTAAATTTATCGAGTATGTTTTGAGTGAAGAGTTTCAAACAGAGTGGGCAATCGGAACTGGTTATTTACCCGTGAATTTGAAATCGCGTCAAAGTGCAAAATATCAGGAATTTGTCAAAGAACAGCCAGTAGTGAAGGTATTTTTGGATCAAGCGAAATATGGGCGATCGCGTCCGATTTTTTCCGGTTACAATCGAGTTTCCGAAAATTTAGGTCGAGCGCTAGAATCTGTAATGTTGGGTAAAAGTTCACCCCAAGAAGCATTGAAAGCATCACAGCAGCGTTTAGATGTGATTTTTAAGTAA
- a CDS encoding Uma2 family endonuclease, producing the protein MSELQTKLPTDIWVTATWDEYILAIENPAYEKAKGYYHNGQMRIEMAPLGHDHACDNTIISFAVNLFCGIKGILVKGLTNCTFRKTGFNDAQPDVSYYIGENADVIPYGTSIISLDIYPAPTLVIEVANTSLADDKGEKRLLYEDLGVAEYWILDVQNVQVIAFAIENGGSRRIRQSLVLPGLEISLLNDALRRTRQMNQSLVCAWLLTEFQK; encoded by the coding sequence ATGAGCGAACTACAGACAAAATTACCGACTGATATTTGGGTTACAGCGACTTGGGATGAATATATTCTAGCAATTGAGAATCCAGCTTACGAAAAAGCCAAGGGCTACTACCACAATGGACAAATGAGGATTGAAATGGCGCCACTAGGTCACGATCATGCTTGCGACAATACAATTATCTCCTTTGCTGTGAACCTTTTCTGCGGTATCAAAGGCATTCTTGTGAAAGGTTTAACTAACTGTACCTTCCGAAAAACAGGCTTTAACGATGCTCAACCTGATGTATCTTACTACATTGGTGAAAACGCTGATGTCATTCCTTACGGGACTTCAATTATAAGCTTAGATATATATCCAGCGCCAACTTTAGTAATAGAAGTTGCTAACACCTCCCTTGCTGACGATAAAGGTGAAAAACGACTGTTATATGAGGATTTAGGAGTAGCAGAATACTGGATTCTTGATGTGCAAAATGTCCAAGTTATTGCTTTTGCTATCGAAAATGGTGGTAGTAGACGGATTAGGCAATCTTTGGTATTACCTGGATTGGAAATTTCTTTACTAAATGATGCTTTGCGACGTACTCGTCAGATGAATCAAAGTTTAGTATGTGCTTGGTTATTAACTGAATTTCAGAAATAA
- a CDS encoding FAD-dependent hydroxylase gives MALTQTLSPTQIPRENQGYEYDLVIVGGGIIGLTLAAALKDSGLSVLLIEARVESAAVAKGQAYAVHMLSALIYQGIGIWEKILPQIATYRRVRLSDADYPNVVEFSTTDIGTSDLGYVAEHQALLQPLQEFVKECPNVTYLCPAEVVNSQYQQDIVAIDIKIAGELRTIRSKLLVAADGARSPIREAAKIKTHGWKYWQSCIVAFVKPEKPHNDTAYERFWSSGPFAILPLPGNRCRIVWTVPHEEAKALCALDDEQFLKELSRRYGNQMGKLELLGSRFVFQVQLMQSSRYVLPRLALIGDAAHNCHPVGGQGLNLGIRDAAALAQILQEAKATNKDIGDIRILKRYQSWRQRENLTILGFTDLLDRVFSNNFLPIVLVRRFGLLTMQKVPLLKIFALKLMIGMKGRTPKLAQR, from the coding sequence ATGGCGCTGACTCAAACCCTTTCCCCGACCCAAATACCCAGAGAAAACCAGGGATATGAATATGATTTAGTGATTGTTGGCGGCGGTATAATTGGTTTAACCTTAGCCGCTGCCTTGAAAGATTCCGGCTTGAGTGTGCTGCTAATTGAAGCGAGAGTGGAATCAGCAGCAGTAGCGAAAGGACAAGCTTACGCGGTTCACATGCTTTCTGCGCTAATTTACCAAGGAATTGGCATTTGGGAGAAAATATTGCCGCAAATCGCTACTTATCGCCGTGTTCGCCTTTCTGATGCCGATTATCCGAATGTGGTAGAATTTTCCACAACCGATATCGGAACTTCAGATTTAGGTTATGTGGCAGAACACCAAGCACTGTTGCAGCCATTGCAAGAGTTTGTCAAAGAATGCCCAAATGTAACTTACCTTTGTCCGGCGGAAGTGGTAAACAGTCAATACCAGCAAGATATAGTCGCCATAGATATCAAAATTGCTGGAGAATTGCGGACAATACGTAGTAAATTATTAGTTGCGGCTGATGGAGCGCGATCGCCTATTCGCGAAGCCGCAAAAATCAAAACTCATGGTTGGAAATATTGGCAATCATGTATTGTCGCATTTGTCAAGCCGGAAAAACCGCATAACGATACCGCTTACGAAAGATTTTGGTCTAGCGGTCCGTTTGCGATTTTACCTTTACCGGGGAACCGCTGTAGAATTGTCTGGACTGTTCCCCACGAAGAAGCGAAAGCATTGTGTGCTTTAGATGACGAGCAATTTTTAAAAGAATTAAGCCGTCGTTATGGCAATCAGATGGGTAAATTAGAATTATTAGGTTCGCGCTTTGTTTTTCAAGTACAACTGATGCAAAGTTCGCGCTATGTTCTCCCCAGATTAGCATTAATTGGTGATGCGGCGCATAATTGCCATCCCGTCGGTGGACAAGGTTTAAATCTCGGCATTCGCGATGCAGCAGCTTTAGCGCAAATATTACAAGAAGCGAAAGCAACAAATAAAGATATCGGCGACATTCGCATCCTCAAACGCTATCAAAGTTGGCGTCAGCGAGAAAACCTAACAATTTTAGGTTTCACCGATTTGTTAGATCGAGTATTTTCTAACAACTTCTTACCTATAGTTTTAGTTCGTCGCTTCGGTTTATTAACTATGCAGAAAGTACCTTTACTAAAAATATTCGCTCTCAAATTGATGATTGGAATGAAAGGACGTACACCCAAATTGGCACAACGCTAA